The Bacteroidota bacterium genome segment AATACTTTATTAAGAAAAATGAATTATTCTAAATGATGAAATTTTATAAGTATTTAGTATGAAGCGCTTGCATAATATAGTTTTTCCGTTGAAAAAAACCTTTCAGGAACGATTAAATGCGATTCTCTTCTTGTCTGTCTTACTGATATAGCGCTTGAAACTGATCCAATATTGGTTTAACGTTTAAACCAATTGCCAATCAATAAGCTGGATTGGGCATCCACTAGTCAAAAGAGGCTAAGCAATATGTTTAATTTAGGTTCCATGCTCAATTTAGGCTCCACTGAGCCGGTCTTAGGCAAGGCGCATATAATAGTAGAATGCCCAGCCAGTGAGATTTTCCAGTATCTCGGAGAAGGTTTATTCGAAAATTACCCCAAATGGTCGCCAGAAGTTAAAGAACTAGAACAAATCACACCTGGGCCGGTGAAGCTGGGAACTGAAGGGCGGCAAGTGCGTGTTGATCAGGGGCGTCGAACAGAATCTAAGTTTAAAATCTCTACTTATGAACCCGGTGTACGCCTAACGCTCGTTGGAGTATCCGATCCTTATCGCTGTACGTATGAATTACAGGCAATCAATCCTGAAAACTCTACCAAATTGACATTTTCTTTTGAGCTGCTTGAAATTCTGGCAATCATGCGACCTTTCGAAGGGTTAGTCCGAGTCGCCATAAAGGATGGTGCTGAGCGAACGGTTCAGAATATCAAACGTTTGGTCGAAGCAGAAAAATCCAAGAAAGTCTCAATTAGTCAATAATCACTTTAAATCATGCGGCATAGCATCTAAGTATTTAATAATAATCACTTGATATGGGCGTTTTTAGCCCAGCTAAAGTTAAAGGAGGACTGATGACACAAGATGTTGCTTCCAACATTCAGGCACCACGAGTTGATGATCGTCCGGTATGGGATGTGATCTTTGCGGTTTATGGTTATCCGGCATTACTGCTGGCGCATCGACTAAAAGTTTTTGCTTTGCTTGCAGCTGGTCCGCGAACAGTGGAAGATATTTGCAGTTCATTAAATATTAAGCAGCGTCCAGCGGAGGCCATCCTAACCGTAGCTACTGCCTTGGGTTTCTTGTCATTACAAGAAGAGCGTTATTCTCTGACTGCGGTAGCAGAAGAATATTTGCTGGAGAAGAGTCCTAATTATTTTGGATTCTTCTGGGATCTGATGATCGATAATTATCAGGTTTGTTCTTTTTCAACACTGGAAAAGGCAATTCTCACAGATTCTCCCCAGGTTTATGGTG includes the following:
- a CDS encoding SRPBCC family protein, which encodes MFNLGSMLNLGSTEPVLGKAHIIVECPASEIFQYLGEGLFENYPKWSPEVKELEQITPGPVKLGTEGRQVRVDQGRRTESKFKISTYEPGVRLTLVGVSDPYRCTYELQAINPENSTKLTFSFELLEILAIMRPFEGLVRVAIKDGAERTVQNIKRLVEAEKSKKVSISQ